The DNA sequence CGGCGCAACCCGAAGGGCGGCAGTTCTTTTTCGCCAGACTTCGTTGCTTGCTCCTTACAGATCCACTTCGGGATATGCTCGTCGCTCGCGCCTCGTCTGGCCGAAAAATCCCTTGCCGCGAACGTGAGCGTATTTATGAAATGGACCACTTAGGCTAGGCTAGTTTGGCTCAGTTGGGCGAGATCGGCCGGGGGGACTCACGCCGTTGCCTTCACCAGTTCTGCGCTGTGCTTCTGAATCTTCCGGATCGCTTCGACGATGTGATCCATGTCGCGGCGCTCGGCCAGGAGGAGGTTCTGGGATAGACCCACCGTCGTCGCGCAAACCTGGCGGTTGCCTTTCAGTTCCTGGAAGCTCTCGCGATACGCCTTGAGGCGTTCGGCGCTAAAGAGCCGTTTGAACCCGCGCGATTGGATCGCTTCGTCCAGAATGCCGTCGAAGTATTGTTCGTGGTAACCGCCGCTGCTGGGGATGCCTTCGGCGCTGAGCGCGCGAATGAACTTGTCGCGCGGCAGTCCGCGGAATTGCTGCGCGTCGTAGCGCAACGGAAAGAGATGCCACACCGCCCGGCTGTTCTCCGGCAAACGCGCCGGCTGAATGCCGGGAATCTGCTTCAACTGCGAAATCAGGTAGTCCGCGTTCTCTTGCCGATGCGCTGTTTCCTTCACCAGCTTTTCGAATTGTTGCAGGAGCAGGACCGCCTGGAACTGTTGCATGCGATAATTGCTCCCGCGGGTGAAATACGGCCTTGCGCCCTTGAAGCTCCCCGTGGCGCGCCCGACGTTGTGGAACGCGTGGCATCGGTCCAGAAGGTCGTCGCTGTTGCCTGTGACCGCGCCGCCTTCGCCGGAAGGAATGTGCTTGGAGTTTTGGAAGCTGAAACAACCCAGGTCACCCAGCGTGCCGCACTTGCGGCCCTTGTATTCAGCCAGCCAGGCCTGGCAGGCGTCCTCGATGGCCGCGAGCTTGTGTTTGCGGGCGATGGCGTTGATCGGGTCCATGTCGCAAGGCATGCCGTAGATGTGGACGGGGACGATGGCGCGGGTGCGTTCGGTGATCCGGCTTTCGATCGACGCGGGGTCCATGTTCAGCGTGGCCGGGTCGGTGTCGGCGAAAACCGGCAGCGCCTTGTTGATCAGGATGGCGTTGTACGTCGCGATGAAGGTGTAAGGCGAGACAATCACTTCGTCGCCGGCATCCACACCCATCACGTGCAAGGCCACCAGCAAAGACGTCGTGCCGCTGGCGGTGGCGAGGCAGCGTTTGGCGCCGATCAGTTTCGCGTAGGCATCCTCGAACTCCGCCACGTGTCCGCCCTCGCCGCGATACCATTTGCCACTGCGGAGGACCTTGATGATCGCCGGTTCCCACGATTCCCGCCAGGTTGGCCACGGTGACCAACCTCCGGTATGTGCCGGTGTGCCTCCGAGCAAGGCCGGTTTCGCAGTGTCAGCCGCGAAGACCATGGGTGCCCGGCGCGAGCCGAGCCAAGTCAAAGCCGCGGAACCGACGGCTGTGCGTTCAATGAATCCACGTCGTGTTAGGGAATTCTTCATACGTTTGTCTCCTTCATTTGTTTGGCTCTTTGCCGAATGAATCTGGTGGGCAGGAGGTGGGATCTCGTTCGTGTGACTTCATCCAGATGGGCGATCCCTGGTCGCCGCGCACGCCTTGGGATTTGGCCTTGAACCGGTTCAAGGGATCAATTTCGCCGCGGCCTCTGCTTTGGCTTTCGCGAGCACGCTCGCCAGCGACACCGGTTTGCCGCCCTGGCGTTTGCTTTCGTCCGCCGCTTCCATGAAAGCGAAGATTTCAATCGTTTCTTCGGCGTTTACCGGCGGTCTGCCTGTCTTGAAAAAGCGGCCAATCTCGCGACACAAGCCCTCATAGCCCCCTTCGCGGCCAGCGGGAATGATCGCTTTGCTCCCAAAGGCGACGGCGCCGAACGCGGCGTTGTTCTTGCGAATTCCGCGATACGTGCCGACGCGTCCATCCTTCCAAATGCCAGTGACCACATCCGTGTCCGGCGTCTGCACACGTGTGACCGTTTCGCAGCCCGTGCCCATGAGCACATAAAGCGGCTCGATTCCGTGAATGCCGTAAAAGAACATGTCCGGCGTGCCTTCTTGATACGTGCACGATCCCCACGTGATCGCGCCAACGATGCCGCCGAGTTTTTCGTTCTTCGCCAGTTCTTGAACGCCGCCGAACCGCAGCGACGAACTGGAGAAGCACGGCACGTTGTGTTTCTTGGCCAATTCGTAAATGGCGATGGCGTCCGCGAGCGAACCCGCGACGGGCTTGTCGATGAACAGCGGTTTGCCGGCTTTGATCACGGGGATCGCTTCCTGCAAGTGAATCCGGCCATCGACGCTTTCGAGGAGGACCCCATCCACCTTCTGCAGCAACTGCGGAATGGTCTCGACGATCTCGACGCCATTGGTGCGCAGCCCTTCGGTGAATC is a window from the Verrucomicrobiota bacterium genome containing:
- a CDS encoding DegT/DnrJ/EryC1/StrS family aminotransferase; amino-acid sequence: MKNSLTRRGFIERTAVGSAALTWLGSRRAPMVFAADTAKPALLGGTPAHTGGWSPWPTWRESWEPAIIKVLRSGKWYRGEGGHVAEFEDAYAKLIGAKRCLATASGTTSLLVALHVMGVDAGDEVIVSPYTFIATYNAILINKALPVFADTDPATLNMDPASIESRITERTRAIVPVHIYGMPCDMDPINAIARKHKLAAIEDACQAWLAEYKGRKCGTLGDLGCFSFQNSKHIPSGEGGAVTGNSDDLLDRCHAFHNVGRATGSFKGARPYFTRGSNYRMQQFQAVLLLQQFEKLVKETAHRQENADYLISQLKQIPGIQPARLPENSRAVWHLFPLRYDAQQFRGLPRDKFIRALSAEGIPSSGGYHEQYFDGILDEAIQSRGFKRLFSAERLKAYRESFQELKGNRQVCATTVGLSQNLLLAERRDMDHIVEAIRKIQKHSAELVKATA
- a CDS encoding gfo/Idh/MocA family oxidoreductase encodes the protein MIGLDTSHVPAFAKIFNNPKATGDQAGIKIVAGYPGGTDYPASRNRVKGFTEGLRTNGVEIVETIPQLLQKVDGVLLESVDGRIHLQEAIPVIKAGKPLFIDKPVAGSLADAIAIYELAKKHNVPCFSSSSLRFGGVQELAKNEKLGGIVGAITWGSCTYQEGTPDMFFYGIHGIEPLYVLMGTGCETVTRVQTPDTDVVTGIWKDGRVGTYRGIRKNNAAFGAVAFGSKAIIPAGREGGYEGLCREIGRFFKTGRPPVNAEETIEIFAFMEAADESKRQGGKPVSLASVLAKAKAEAAAKLIP